The genomic interval ACGAGTTCGGTCGTCTCCAGTTCCCTGACCGCGAACTTCTCCAGTTTGACCGTCCCGTCGCTCACCTCGCCGCAGACCGTGAGTCGGTCGCCGGGGCGGAGCGCGCGGACCCGGTCGCGGAAGCGTTTGGTCGGCTCGAAGGCGGCGCACTGGAGTGTCGGGACAGTAGCGCCGTCGTCCGAAGCGGAGTCGTCGTCTGCACCGGTCCCTCCAGCGAGCGTGAAGAAGACGTGGCCGCCGCGTCGCGTCTCGGGTGCCGTCTCGACGACGCCGTCGAGTCGGTACGCCCGACCGTCGAGCGCGTCCGCGACGGTGCCGTCCCGGAGGTGGGCGTCGGTTCCCTGGTTCGTGACGAACGTCTCGGCGCAGGCGGTCGGTTCCGCGTCGATGGCGGCGGCGACGCGTTCGGCGGTCGCCGCGTCGTCGCCGCGGATACCGAACAGCACCGGACCGGGCGTGCGCGGGACGCAGACCGCCTCGTTCTCCCCCCGGTCGACGGTGTCCCAGACGGTCGGGTACGCGTCGTCCGCGGCGGCGAACACCGAGTCGGCGTCCACCTCGCGGGGCGTCCCCCAGCGCTCGCGTTCGCGGTACGCGATGCGCTCGTACGTCCAGTCGCCGAAGACGCGGTCGGTCGGTCGGTCGCCAGGGTCCTCAGTAGCGGCAGGGCCGTCAGCGGCGGCGAGCGTGTCCAGTCCCGCCGCCCAGGCACCCACGGCGGCGAGCGCGCCGATTCGCCCGCGGCCGTTCCCCCATCCCTTCGCGTGGAACCCAGCGTGGTCGAGCAGCGACTCGGCGTCGGCGAGCGAGAGGTGGTCGCGGACGGCGGCGCGAGCGAAGCGGACGACGGCGTCGTGCGGACCGACCGTGGCGTCCGGGTCGCCGGGCGCGACGACGACGCCGGGGTTCGTCTCGGGGTCCTCGTCGACGGCCGACGCATCGACGACGTCGCGAGCGACGGCGAACGCCTCGTCGGCGGGGACGTCGGTGTGAATCGCGAGCGCGGCGTTCCCGCGGGTCTTGTGTTCGACCGCGGGGTTGAGACGGACGAGGAGCAGGCGCTCGACGGTCCCGCTGTCGCGCAGGCGGTCGGCCACCCGGTGGGCGACGTACGTGGTGCACATCCCGCGGTCCCGCGAGTCGGTGTCGTCGAGGCCGATGACGGTCACTGACGGTGCTGGGCGGCCGACCGGGTAAGGAGTTTCGTCACCGTCCGTCGGGTCCTGTACGACGGGAGGCGCGCGTCCGGTCGGCCCGGTCGCCGCGAGTCGTGAGCCGACCGCCCACTTAAATCCGGTCGCGCTCGGGGGCGAAACCGCCGGACGGGGCGTTCCGAACTGACACAATATATATATGCGGACAGGCGCTTACGACCATCTATGTCACGGTCAGCACTGGTCGGCAACGTGACCGCGATGCTCGACGACGCGGGGTTCGTCGTGAGCGACCGGTGCGCCGTCCGTCCGAAGAGCTTCGACGTCGCCGCCCGCCGACGTGACGACGTCATCCTCCTGAAGGTGCTCGGCAACGTCGACTCCTTCGACGCGGCGACCGGCGCGGAGATGCGTCGACTCGGCACGTACCTCGACGCGACGCCGCTGGTCATCGGCCTCCGGACGCGCGACGAGGAGCTGAAACCGGGCGTCGTCTACTTCCGACACGGCGTCCCCGTCCTCTCGCCCGACACGGTGATGGACCTGTTCATCGAGGGCGTCCCGCCGCTCATCTACGCCGCGCCCGGCGGTCTCTACGTCAGCATCGACGGCAGCGTCCTCGCCGACAAGCGACAGGAGCGCGAGTGGTCGCTCGGCCGCCTCGCCAGCGAACTCGGCGTCTCACGGCGCACCGTCTCGAAATACGAGGACGGGATGAACGCCAGCGTCGAGGTCGCCGCACGGCTCGAAGAGCTGTTCGGCGCGGGGCTGTCGAACCCCGTCGACGTATTCGAGGGCGAGGAACGCCCCGACGCCGAACCGATGCCGGAGGACCCCGAGGCCGACCCCGACGACGAACCGCTCGTCTCCGTGCTGACGCGCGTCGGCTTCGAGGTCCATCCGACGCTCCGCTCGCCGTTCAAGGCCGTCAGCGAGGACGGCGACGAGCGGAGCCAGGACGAGACGGGGACGATGCTCACGGGCCACTCGACGTTCGACCGGACCGCGGAGAAGCGCGCCCGTATCATGAGTTCGGTGGGCGAGGTGACCCGCACCTCCGCCATCTACGTCGTCGACCGCGCCCGTCGGGACAGCGTCGACCGCACCGTCCTCATCGAGCAGGAGGAGATGGACGACATCGAGGACGCAGAGGACCTCCGCGAACTCGTTCGCGAGCGCACCGACGGGTCGGAGTCTGAAGCCTAGTCCGTCGGGGCCGCGCTGAACCCCTTCGATTCCCGGAACCGAGTCGTCGAGGAGTGCCGAGTGCCCGTGAGTCACTGGTAACGCCGCCCTAGCGGGACGTTAGCGCTTCGCAGTTCCTGTTATTGCCGCTATACTTATCCCGTGGTACGCCACCACACGTTCATGGATGTAGAGGTCACGGATTCCGAACTGTTCCACGAACGACGCGCGGGTGCGCTCCACAGTGCCGTCTTCGGCACCGTGCGCGCCTGGGACGGCGTCGAGCGCGGGACGGTCGCTGGCTGTCCAGCGTTCCTCGTCGACGGGTCATCCTTCGCCGTCGTCAGCGACGGCGGACTCGCCCTGTCCGGGCTCTCGGAGGCGGACAGCGAGCGACTGCGCGTCCGCTGGTCGGCGCTGACGTTCGACCCGGGCGACCGGTCGGCGGACGAAGGGGGTATCACCACGGATGGGCGATGCGTCCAGTCCGACGGCGGTCGCGACCAGTGGCCGCTCGTCCCCGTCGGTGGGAACGATCTAGTCCTGCTCCGGCCGTTCCTGCGCCTCAGCTACGACGGCGCTCGGCGTCGCTCAGCAGGGGCACGGACTGCCGACTAGCGGTTCGTCACGCGGAAAATCGAGGAAGTGGGTCGGGGAGTCGGGCCAGTCGGTCGGTTCGCGCGGCCGCTCAGGTGTTCGCGGCCGCTCAGGCGCTCGCTTCCTGCTCGCCGTAGGTCTCTTCGAGGTAGGCGACGATGTCGTCGGACTCCGCCATCCCGTCGACGCCGTGGTCGGGGTCGACGAGCACCGGGACGCCCGTCTGGCCGCTGACCTCCTCGACTTCGGTCCGTTCGCTGTGGGAACTCGGCACCATGTGGGACTCGTACTCCAGACCGAGTTCGTCGAGTTTCGACGTTACCTTCGCGCAGTAGGGACAGCCCTCCAGTTCGTAGAGTTCGAGGTTTGCCATCGCTGGCGATACGTCCGGGAGCGACAAGAAGCCGACGCCGTCGTGTCGGGCGAGCGCATCTCCGCGCGTCGTTCATCCGGTGCGCTCGACCGACGGTCAGGTGCCGTCCGACCGGCTCTCAGTCGTCTGCCAGCTGTTCGAACGTCTTCTCGGCCCAGCGGACGGCGTACTCCGCGCCCGCGTCACGGTACGCCTCCGTGTCGAGCGCACCGAACGGCGTCGGGAGGTCACAGCCGTGTTTGACGCCGCTACAGGCGAGTTCGGCCGCGGCGGGGAACGAGGTCCGGCCCGTCGCCACCTCGCGTGACATCCCGTCGAGTCGCGGCTGGAGACGGTCGCCAGCGTCGCGCCACGCCTCGTGCAGTCGCGGCAGGTCGTCGGCCCACTCGCGGAACGTCTCGCGCGTGTGCAACCCGAGGTACGCGTCGTACAGCGCGACGGCTAACTGGTAGGTGTCGGTCGGTGAGAGCGTCGTCGCCTCGGCGAGGTTGGGGTACCGCTCGCCGAAGAAGCCGAGGAAGTGCTCGGGGTGACCCGACCCCGCCTCCACGAGCGCTTCCGCGACGAGGAAGTCGCGGAACGCGTCGGGCGACCCCGCCGTCCGTGCCTTCACGAGCACCACGGGTGGCGTGGTCTGTGCGGTCCACGTCACGCCGCCGTCGCCGGGCATCCCGACGGTGAACGGTTCGCCCGCGTACCGCCGGAGCAGTTCGGGTGCGTCGGACGGCACCCACGACTCGGGGTACGACCGTGGCTCCAGCGACTCGACGAACAGACCGAGCGTCTCCGCTCGCTCTGGGCCGAGCGTCTCGAAGTCGTTCTCGCAGTCCAGTACGACCGCTCCCGGCGCGTGCGACTCGCGAACCGTCTCCAGGTCCGTCGAGAGGTCGCGTGCCTCGAACATCGAATCAGACGGCCAGCATGACGATGAGTGCGACCGAGAGGACCGCGGCGATTCCGACCGTACCGACCACGACTTTGGTAGCTCCGCTCATGGAAACCGGTTCGCGGCCGACCGGTTAAGTCCTGCCGGGTTCGACTCGGGCGCTCGTCCTGGCCACCAACCGACCCACCGAGCGGACGGCAGACGTGTCTAACCGTCGTCGAGACCGGGAGAACGGGACCGAACGCGCCAATTCGAAACGGTACTCGTCGGGCACGTTCTACACCCCTCTGTTTCGACTGGAGAACCACGATACAGCGAGACTACGTTGGTGATGAACAGGGACAGTTCGACCGGGGTTGTTCGGGTCTCCGAGGAGGCCTCCGTTTCGACTCGAACGTCGTCGCTCAGTCGGGCCGGTCGCCGATCCAGTCCTCGGGCATCTGGATGACGTAGCGGCCGTTCTCCTGCAGCGCGATGATGTACTCCTGGCGGTCGTACAGCTCCATCAGGTTGAGTTCGTACTGGCCGGGTTCGACGATCTTGATGGACTCGAACTTGTCGTTCAGTTCCGCCCGGAGTTCGGCCATGTCGGGTTTCTCCCCGGTCGGTTCGCTGACGACGCGACCGGACGTCGGCGGGTCCGGCTCCTCTCGCGGCGGGAGTTCGTCGGGACGGGCCATCTCGCTCCGGGCACTCGCCTGCGCGGTGTCCTCGGTGTTCGCGTCGACGGGCTCCTCGTCGGCGACGATGACGCCGTCCTCGTCCGGTTCCGGTGCTCCGTCCTCGGTCGGTTCGTGACTGACTGGTTCCGCCTCGTCCGATGGCTCGACGTCGACGTCCTCCTCGGATTGCTCCGGAGTGCGGCGTCTCGCTCGACCCTGTTCGGAGGGACTCTCTCGAACGTGGCTCACGTCCGGCGGGTCCGGCCAGGCCGTCGACGGTGCCTCGTCTTCGGACCGAGTATCGGCCGCCGTTCGTTCGTTCTCTGCCGACTCCACGTCCGCCGGCGTCTGCTCGGCGTTCGTGGAGGCCGGGTCGGGCTGTGAAGACTCCTCGGCAGACGGGGCTGGCGTGTCGTCCGGGTTCGAACGTTCCGGAGACTCGCTGTCCGCCGCCGTCTCCTCGGGTCGCGTCTCGGCAGTCGGAATTTCGGACGTGGTTCCGGAGGAAGGTGTGTCGGATGAAGGTGTGTCGGATGAAGGTGTGTCGGAGGCAGGAGCGCCGGACTGGGTGACGGACGACGGTCTGTCGGCGGCCGACGAGTCGGTCGGGTCGTCGGTTCCACCCGAATCGGGGGGGTCGTCGCTGTGCATCCAGTCGCGCATCGCCGTCGCGGTCCGGCCCACCCGCTCGGCGAC from Halomarina salina carries:
- a CDS encoding TiaS agmantine-binding domain-containing protein; translation: MTVIGLDDTDSRDRGMCTTYVAHRVADRLRDSGTVERLLLVRLNPAVEHKTRGNAALAIHTDVPADEAFAVARDVVDASAVDEDPETNPGVVVAPGDPDATVGPHDAVVRFARAAVRDHLSLADAESLLDHAGFHAKGWGNGRGRIGALAAVGAWAAGLDTLAAADGPAATEDPGDRPTDRVFGDWTYERIAYRERERWGTPREVDADSVFAAADDAYPTVWDTVDRGENEAVCVPRTPGPVLFGIRGDDAATAERVAAAIDAEPTACAETFVTNQGTDAHLRDGTVADALDGRAYRLDGVVETAPETRRGGHVFFTLAGGTGADDDSASDDGATVPTLQCAAFEPTKRFRDRVRALRPGDRLTVCGEVSDGTVKLEKFAVRELETTELVVPDCPDCGRRMESAGRNQGYRCRDCSTSRDGKAERSLDRGIERGWYEVPPCARRHVARPLVRGGFDAPTHPER
- a CDS encoding transcriptional regulator, with the translated sequence MSRSALVGNVTAMLDDAGFVVSDRCAVRPKSFDVAARRRDDVILLKVLGNVDSFDAATGAEMRRLGTYLDATPLVIGLRTRDEELKPGVVYFRHGVPVLSPDTVMDLFIEGVPPLIYAAPGGLYVSIDGSVLADKRQEREWSLGRLASELGVSRRTVSKYEDGMNASVEVAARLEELFGAGLSNPVDVFEGEERPDAEPMPEDPEADPDDEPLVSVLTRVGFEVHPTLRSPFKAVSEDGDERSQDETGTMLTGHSTFDRTAEKRARIMSSVGEVTRTSAIYVVDRARRDSVDRTVLIEQEEMDDIEDAEDLRELVRERTDGSESEA
- a CDS encoding glutathione S-transferase N-terminal domain-containing protein, whose protein sequence is MANLELYELEGCPYCAKVTSKLDELGLEYESHMVPSSHSERTEVEEVSGQTGVPVLVDPDHGVDGMAESDDIVAYLEETYGEQEASA
- a CDS encoding DUF7089 family protein — protein: MFEARDLSTDLETVRESHAPGAVVLDCENDFETLGPERAETLGLFVESLEPRSYPESWVPSDAPELLRRYAGEPFTVGMPGDGGVTWTAQTTPPVVLVKARTAGSPDAFRDFLVAEALVEAGSGHPEHFLGFFGERYPNLAEATTLSPTDTYQLAVALYDAYLGLHTRETFREWADDLPRLHEAWRDAGDRLQPRLDGMSREVATGRTSFPAAAELACSGVKHGCDLPTPFGALDTEAYRDAGAEYAVRWAEKTFEQLADD
- a CDS encoding OapC/ArvC family zinc-ribbon domain-containing protein; the protein is MPHQCTACGHTFEDGSKEMLSGCPSCGGTTFQFRPSGAAEDGDATNTDATDDEPSERASETPPQRDSGGVAERVGRTATAMRDWMHSDDPPDSGGTDDPTDSSAADRPSSVTQSGAPASDTPSSDTPSSDTPSSGTTSEIPTAETRPEETAADSESPERSNPDDTPAPSAEESSQPDPASTNAEQTPADVESAENERTAADTRSEDEAPSTAWPDPPDVSHVRESPSEQGRARRRTPEQSEEDVDVEPSDEAEPVSHEPTEDGAPEPDEDGVIVADEEPVDANTEDTAQASARSEMARPDELPPREEPDPPTSGRVVSEPTGEKPDMAELRAELNDKFESIKIVEPGQYELNLMELYDRQEYIIALQENGRYVIQMPEDWIGDRPD